In Labilibaculum sp. DW002, the genomic window CCATCATATTAATCCCTTTGGAGATATTGAGTTTTGTCCACCAATTCAATTCGCAAAAGAGAAAATTGATAAGGACACCGATATTGTAAATCTGATTGAGAATTCGAAATTTATTGGTGGTTTGCGAAAAGGCATTAACGACTGTACCCAAGGATGTATTCTATTGGATAATCCACAGGAACTGCACACGATGCTAAAAGATACAAATGCCTATGATTCTTCGAAAAGAAATACTTCCTACGAAGAGTTAAAGAAAATGAAAGCATGTGCTGGCCATCATATTCCTGGGAAAGAGATTCCTGAGAAAAGTTGGCTGTACCGATTTGCCAAAAAGTATTCCTTTTTTGGGTTCGGTGCTTATGGATAGTATTGTGATAGAGACGCAAGGCATTGCGTCTGTACGATTGAAATTAATAGGGGTATTAGGATAATTGATATTTGTACTAGATGATTTTAAGAAACAACCAACCAAATATGAGCTTTGGAAACGATTTACCTCAGCATCCTGAAAAGCTGAAGCAGATTCGTGATTTAATTCGCGATTATGCTGCTGAGAGTGAATTGGTGCCACCCTTACAGGAAGAAGAAGTCATTTTTCATTCTGGAGAATTGATTCAAAAGCATCCTGAATTGTTTCTTTATCAAAAGCTCTTGGCTGTCATGATTAACAATTATGCTTGGAGCAATATTGTGGCTGGAATTCCATTTAATCGCCGGATCTTACTATTGCCAAAATGCATTAGCCATTCTACTAAATGTCCTGCAAAATATGATGAGCTGGGATTACTTTGCGAACAATGTGGACTTTGTGATTTAGCAGGAATCATTTCACAAGCTGATGAATTGGGTTATCATACCATCGTTAGTGAAGGAACAACATCTGCAAGTTTGTTACTTTCTTCAGGTCAGGTGGAGTGTGTTGTTGGTGTTGGCTGTTTGCATTCATTTGAACGCTCGTTTCCTTTGGCTGTAAAAGAAGCTGTTCCATCCATTGCAATTCCGCTTTACAACAATGATTGTAAGGATTCTAAAGTTGATAGAATTTGGTTAGATGAAGTTCTTGCAGTACGAAATGAAAGCAATTGGAAAGGCTGGATTAACTTAGATACGTTAAAAACGCTTGTGAAAGAATGGTTTGCGACTGATAAGCTAATAGCTCTTTTCGGAGAAAATGATCCAACTATTGATATTGCGATAAATTGGATGGAAAAGGATGGTAAACGCTGGCGACCTTTGATTATGGTAGCTGTTTACGATGCTTTTACTGGAAAATCTGGAGAATATGACGAAACAATACAGAAATTAGCTGTTTCTATTGAGTGTTTTCACAAGGCATCCTTGGTTCATGATGATATTGCAGATGAAGATGATGAACGTTATGGAAAGCCAACGCTTCACAAAGAATATGATGTTCCAGTTGCACTAAACGTTGGAGATCTACTGGTTGGGTATGGTTATCAAATGATAGCAGAATCAGGTGCTAAGCACATTCGGAAATTACTAAAAGTCGCTTCTCACGGACATCGTGATTTGTCTCTCGGACAAGGAGAGGAACTATTGTGGAGAAGCAATGAAAAATTGCTAACACAAGAAGAGATTCTACGCATTTTTAGTAATAAAACATCTCCGGCTTTTGAAGTGGCTTTGCAATTTGGAGCAATTTTAGCTGATGCAAATGAGGATGTTCAGCAAATAATCTCAAATTACAGTAAAGCATTAGGGATTGCTTACCAAATTAAGGATGATTTGGATGATTTCAGACAGGACAGTATTGCCAGTGGCTTTAATACTGTTCAGCCATCTTTGGTATCTACACTTTTAAATAAAAAGCATCCAGAAAAGATGCAAGAATGGTTCGATCGCATGCAAAAAGGAGATACAAGCATCGCAACAGAATTTTTACAGTGGGATGAAACAAAAGAGGCGATGAAAGCAACTGAAGAGATGTTGGTTGAATACAAGCGAAATACGCTGAAATCACTCAAACCATTAAAGCATCCGACATTAAAAATATTATTGACTCGCTTACTGAATCGGATTGTACCAGAAAGTTAAAAATACAAGGAGTCAAATTTTCGGAATTTAGTCCGGAAACCGGGACCCGTTTAGTGAAGAATGCGTTAAAAACAAAAGACTGTGTGAGCGGAGCGAGTTTCTTTTGTTTAGCTTTCGAACTATTAACGGGTGGTTGAGGACGCTATCCGTGGCCTTTTGTTTACTTTTTGGCAATAAAAAGTAAAAGCCCATCGGCTTGAGCTTGAGATAAAAAAATAATAATAGAGCTAATATTTAAATGTATTGGCCTTTCTTTTGAGTTATCGATAAAGAATAAAAATTCATAATTATCAATTCATATCATTTTGAATAAAAATATAAACTGTAATCAATACATTCTAGAAGCACTTCTAAAATCACAAGAAGTCTTGAGTGAAGAAGCACAGAATCATATTAAAACCTTCGTAATTACTCAGAAATGTGTTGATGGTGGGTTTAAGGATCGTTCTGGTAAGGCAGATTTATATTATTCTGTTTTTGGCTATACGCTAGCCTTGATTTTAGATTACAAACTAGATATCCTTGAAGAACGGAAATACTTGAGAAGGCTGAAGCGAGATGAGGAATTGGATTTTGTTCATTCCGTTTGTTTTGTTCGCTGTGATTTTTTGCTGCAATTAATAGAATTGAGACAAAGATCAGGCTTAAGCTCATCCAAATTTCTATCCATAAGCTTCGCTAAAGAATTAATCCTTGGTAAAGTAGTAAAATCACTGAAAAACAATTGTTCCGAATTATTATGGGATATTGAAGAGTATATAAGTGAAGATGGAGGATACAACCACAATAAAAAAGGTGCAGTGAGATCTACAATCTATGCAAATTACCTGATGTGGACACTTTATCAGGATTTACAAACCGAGCAAGAGGTTTTAGATGAGATTACCGATGCAAATAAAATATTGCGAGCAACGAACGGATCATTTGCTAATGAAGAAAATAGCACAGATGGTGTTACCTCTTCAACTGCTGCAGGATTAATCATGAGTATTGCTGGAAAGTCTGCAGAAACGGTTAAGACAAAGGAATGGCTGAACCAGATGTTATCTAAAAGAGGTGGGTTTATGGCAGCTAGAGAGGTGCCAATTGCAGATTTATTATCTACATCAACGGCATTGTTCGCTTTGAAGGTATCTGGAGAAAATATGCAAGAATATGCTGAAAATTCCGTAAATTTCATCAATCTTCACTGGGATGAGTCCGGTGGGTTCTTTGGCAGCATTGCCGACATGACTTGTGATGTGGAGTATACTTATTACGCACTTTTGGGTTTAGGAGTACTATCCTAACTTATGAGTTATGAGTTGCGGATTTCATTGTCATCCCGAGGAACCGAGGGATCTGTTGAATCTGAAGAGATCCTTCACTTCGTTCAGGATGACGATTTAAAGGGTATTATTTAAGTTACCTGTTGGCTGGCATTTATTTTAAGGAGCTTCTGTTTTTTGTATTTAAGACAAAAAATGAAGTCGGGTTTTGGCGGATAGCCCAATACAAAAAATAAATAGCGCAATATTGATTTGAAATTAGATTGGTTTAAATGACTACAAACTACGAGAACATGCAATCCCTCAAACAAAAATTAGATGAGCACATCATCTCTCTTCGAAATGAGGAAGGATATTGGGATGGGAAACTGTCTAGTAGTGCATTGTCAACGGCAATTGCAGTGTTTGCTTTGTGGGAGTACGATTCCAAAAAATACAAACATCAAATAACTCAAGGCTTAGATTGGTTGGTGAATAATGCCAATATTGATGGAGGATGGGGCGATACCATTCGAAGTAAGAGTAATTTAAGTACAACACTATTAGCTTGGGCTTGCCTGTCTATTGTAAAGCAACATTTGGTTTATGGTGATTGTATTCATAGTGCTGAAAGCTGGCTAAAAGGTCGTTTAAAAAAACTAGATCCAAAATCCATTAGTTCTGCCATATTGAGTCATTATCAGGATGATCAAACTTTTTCTGTTCCCATATTGGCCATGTGTGCTTTGTCAGGACGATTAGGAGAAGATGGTTGGAAACTCGTTCCACAATTGCCTTATCAATTGGCCGTTTTTCCAGATAAATTCTTCAAACTTTTGAATCTATCTGTTGTTAGTTATGCCATACCTGCATTAATTGCAATTGGTTTGGTGAGATCTGTCAATTCTAGGGCAAGTAAGCCTGTTGCTACATTCAATAAATCAATAAAAAATAAAGTTTTAAAGATTCTTGCTGAGAAGCAACCCGATAATGGAGGCTTTTTAGAGGCCACACCGCTAACTGGTTTTGTTCTCATGAGTTTAGTTGGCTCTGGGGAGAAAGAGCTTGAGGTTTGCTCTAAGGCTGCTGATTTCTTAGGTAAATCCATAAGAGAAGATGGATCTTGGCCAATCGATACGCATTTGGCAACTTGGGTGACTTCCTTAAGTCTAAATTCCTTAAGTGATGAGAATCTGGAAGCTTTATTAGAGAAAAGTAAAACGATAAATGCTTTGTTGGATCAACAACTGAAAGAAATACATCCTTTTACAAAGGCGGAACCTGGAGGTTGGGCCTGGACGCATTTACAAGGTGGCGTGCCTGATACGGATGATACTTCTGGAGCTTTGATAGCTTTACATCGTTTAAAAGAACATCAAGAAATTCCTATTCAGGCAATTGAAGATGGGATCAATTGGCTGATGAAATTGCAAAATAGTGACGGTGGAATGCCAACTTTCTGTAAAGGCTGGGGAAAATTACCATTCGATTGTTCTTGTCCGGATATTACAGCTCATGCTATTAAGGCTTTAATCTTGTGGAAAGATGAGTTGGATGAACTTTATCAGGCAAAGGTAAATCGTAGCATTAAAAATGCTTGGCGATATTTAATAAATTCTCAGCAAGAAGATGGATCGTGGTTACCCTTATGGTTTGGTAATGAAGATGATCTAAAACATCAGAATCCTGTTTATGGAACTTCTGTTGTTTTGTATTCTTTATCTGATTGCAAACTAGATAGTTTAGTGGATTCTGATGAAGTAAAAGATAAAGCGCTTCAATTCTTGTTAAAGGTTCAAAATCAGGACAGTGGATGGGGCGGAAATGCCTCTGTAATATCTACCATAGAAGAAACATCTTTGGCAGTTCGTGCCTTAAGTGCTTCTGGGAAATTAGACGAAACTAAGAAAGGAATTGACTGGTTGATGAAGAACTTACCGAAAGATTTATCTGAGATTAAAGCCACACCAATTGGCTTGTATTTTGCTTCACTTTGGTATTACGAAGATATGTATCCATTGGTGTTTGCTAGTTCTGCTTTGAACGAAGCTTTGGTGTCAATTAAGAAATACCAACTGGAATTAACGAGTGAGGTGTAAGCTATCCCAGATTTGTATTCTGGGATCATGGAGTTCTTAAATTTCTTAATTTAAGGATTGGAAATCCTAAATCTCAAGACCTGCCAATTACAAATTAGCAGGAACTTCCAATTATTCATCATCTACGATTACCCCAATCATCTCCCAAAAGATTCTTTCATCAATCACATTTACATGATACTCCATGGCTTTGCGGTTTTTGCGACCTTTGCCAGAGAATTGCTCAGCGTGAGCTGTAATTAGGTAATCAACATTTTTAGAAACGACACGTTTTACTCTTAAGCCACGTTCCTTAACTAGCTGCTGTGC contains:
- a CDS encoding polyprenyl synthetase family protein; translation: MSFGNDLPQHPEKLKQIRDLIRDYAAESELVPPLQEEEVIFHSGELIQKHPELFLYQKLLAVMINNYAWSNIVAGIPFNRRILLLPKCISHSTKCPAKYDELGLLCEQCGLCDLAGIISQADELGYHTIVSEGTTSASLLLSSGQVECVVGVGCLHSFERSFPLAVKEAVPSIAIPLYNNDCKDSKVDRIWLDEVLAVRNESNWKGWINLDTLKTLVKEWFATDKLIALFGENDPTIDIAINWMEKDGKRWRPLIMVAVYDAFTGKSGEYDETIQKLAVSIECFHKASLVHDDIADEDDERYGKPTLHKEYDVPVALNVGDLLVGYGYQMIAESGAKHIRKLLKVASHGHRDLSLGQGEELLWRSNEKLLTQEEILRIFSNKTSPAFEVALQFGAILADANEDVQQIISNYSKALGIAYQIKDDLDDFRQDSIASGFNTVQPSLVSTLLNKKHPEKMQEWFDRMQKGDTSIATEFLQWDETKEAMKATEEMLVEYKRNTLKSLKPLKHPTLKILLTRLLNRIVPES
- a CDS encoding prenyltransferase/squalene oxidase repeat-containing protein, encoding MTTNYENMQSLKQKLDEHIISLRNEEGYWDGKLSSSALSTAIAVFALWEYDSKKYKHQITQGLDWLVNNANIDGGWGDTIRSKSNLSTTLLAWACLSIVKQHLVYGDCIHSAESWLKGRLKKLDPKSISSAILSHYQDDQTFSVPILAMCALSGRLGEDGWKLVPQLPYQLAVFPDKFFKLLNLSVVSYAIPALIAIGLVRSVNSRASKPVATFNKSIKNKVLKILAEKQPDNGGFLEATPLTGFVLMSLVGSGEKELEVCSKAADFLGKSIREDGSWPIDTHLATWVTSLSLNSLSDENLEALLEKSKTINALLDQQLKEIHPFTKAEPGGWAWTHLQGGVPDTDDTSGALIALHRLKEHQEIPIQAIEDGINWLMKLQNSDGGMPTFCKGWGKLPFDCSCPDITAHAIKALILWKDELDELYQAKVNRSIKNAWRYLINSQQEDGSWLPLWFGNEDDLKHQNPVYGTSVVLYSLSDCKLDSLVDSDEVKDKALQFLLKVQNQDSGWGGNASVISTIEETSLAVRALSASGKLDETKKGIDWLMKNLPKDLSEIKATPIGLYFASLWYYEDMYPLVFASSALNEALVSIKKYQLELTSEV
- a CDS encoding prenyltransferase/squalene oxidase repeat-containing protein, with amino-acid sequence MNKNINCNQYILEALLKSQEVLSEEAQNHIKTFVITQKCVDGGFKDRSGKADLYYSVFGYTLALILDYKLDILEERKYLRRLKRDEELDFVHSVCFVRCDFLLQLIELRQRSGLSSSKFLSISFAKELILGKVVKSLKNNCSELLWDIEEYISEDGGYNHNKKGAVRSTIYANYLMWTLYQDLQTEQEVLDEITDANKILRATNGSFANEENSTDGVTSSTAAGLIMSIAGKSAETVKTKEWLNQMLSKRGGFMAAREVPIADLLSTSTALFALKVSGENMQEYAENSVNFINLHWDESGGFFGSIADMTCDVEYTYYALLGLGVLS